A genomic segment from Triticum dicoccoides isolate Atlit2015 ecotype Zavitan chromosome 1A, WEW_v2.0, whole genome shotgun sequence encodes:
- the LOC119268343 gene encoding beta-amylase 1, chloroplastic-like, translated as MAESAAAAGQSSSARKSGVPVFVMMPLDTVKTCCGSGLNHRKTMARDLAALKSSGVEGIMVDVWWGVVEGEEPGLYNFEGYMKLVEMARDARLKVQAVMSFHQCGGNVGDTVNIPLPRWVVEDMDKDQDLAYTDQCERRSYEYVSFGCDDMPVLDGRTPIQCYTDFMSAFHDHFAAFLGNTIVEVQVGMGPAGELRYPSYPESEGTWEFPGIGAFQCYDKYLLNSLKMAAEAAGNPDWGLGGPTDAGGYNSRPDDTDFFRQDGGGWDSEYGQFFMSWYSRMLLEHGDRVLSGAAPVFGHEPGVHLSVKVAGIHWHYDTESHAPELTAGYYNTRRRDGYLPIARMLGRHGAVLNFTCVEMRDHEQPQDARCMPEGLVRRVASAAREAGVGLAGENALPRYDDAAHDQVVATAQEERMVAFTYLRMGPDLFQPDNWRRFALFVTRMSQAR; from the exons ATGGCCGAGAGCGCCGCCGCTGCCGGGCAGTCATCCTCGGCGAGGAAGTCTGGGGTGCCGGTGTTCGTGATGATGCCGCTGGACACGGTCAAGACATGCTGCGGGAGCGGTCTAAACCACCGGAAGACCATGGCGCGGGATCTGGCGGCTCTCAAGAGCTCGGGCGTGGAGGGAATCATGGTGGACGTGTGGTGGGGCGTCGTGGAGGGCGAGGAGCCGGGGCTGTACAACTTCGAAGGGTACATGAAGCTCGTCGAGATGGCGCGCGATGCCAGGCTCAAGGTCCAGGCCGTCATGTCCTTCCACCAGTGCGGCGGCAACGTCGGCGACACCGTCAA CATCCCGCTGCCGCGGTGGGTGGTGGAGGATATGGACAAAGACCAGGACCTCGCCTACACTGACCAATGCGAACGCCGCAGCTACGAGTACGTGTCGTTCGGCTGCGACGACATGCCCGTCCTCGACGGACGCACGCCCATCCAGTGCTACACCGACTTCATGTCCGCCTTCCACGACCACTTCGCCGCCTTCCTCGGCAACACCATCGTC GAAGTTCAAGTCGGCATGGGCCCTGCGGGCGAGCTACGGTACCCGTCGTACCCGGAGAGCGAGGGGACCTGGGAATTCCCCGGCATCGGCGCCTTCCAATGCTACGACAAG TATTTGCTGAACAGCCTGAAGATGGCAGCGGAGGCGGCGGGCAATCCGGACTGGGGCTTGGGCGGGCCGACGGACGCCGGCGGCTACAACAGCCGGCCGGACGACACGGACTTCTTCCGCCAGGACGGCGGTGGCTGGGACTCCGAGTACGGCCAGTTCTTCATGTCCTGGTACTCGCGGATGCTCCTGGAGCACGGCGACCGCGTTCTGTCCGGCGCGGCGCCCGTGTTCGGCCACGAGCCCGGCGTCCATCTATCGGTCAAGGTCGCCGGCATCCACTGGCACTACGACACAGAGTCGCACGCGCCGGAGCTCACGGCCGGGTACTACAACACGCGGCGCCGCGACGGGTACCTCCCGATCGCGCGCATGCTGGGCCGCCACGGCGCCGTGCTCAACTTCACCTGCGTGGAGATGCGCGACCACGAGCAGCCACAGGACGCGCGGTGCATGCCGGAGGGCCTGGTGCGGCGTGTGGCCTCAGCCGCCCGCGAGGCTGGCGTCGGCCTGGCCGGTGAGAACGCGCTGCCCCGGTACGACGATGCGGCGCACGACCAGGTGGTGGCCACGGCTCAGGAGGAGCGGATGGTGGCGTTCACGTACCTCCGCATGGGCCCCGACCTGTTCCAGCCCGACAACTGGCGCCGCTTCGCCTTATTCGTGACACGGATGAGCCAAGCGAGGTAG